In Populus alba chromosome 1, ASM523922v2, whole genome shotgun sequence, a single window of DNA contains:
- the LOC118055376 gene encoding cyclin-D4-1, with protein sequence MSHSRSHSHSHSHFPDHSASALNSLYCGEDASEVVQQDADTWISSHPQFPPPSRSIILFPSSDENTITKLIDSESHFMPLSDYLHRCRHRSIDITARQDSINWILKVYAHYEFRPLTALLSVNYFDRFLSSYSLPENGWPFQLLSVACLSLAAKMEEPDVPLLLDLQILEPGFIFEPKNIQKMELRVMANLNWRLRSITPFDYLDYFISKLPSCSSTKPGNFNRVLKNSSDLILNTIRVIDFLGFAPSTVAAAAVISAAGKNFDTIPLKAGVGQFFHERVNREMVRSCHQLIEEYLIDTCPTARLKDLSDDALVDPASPAGVLDAATACGSCSTRSENPISASSQAPETEPIIKRLRSTAPDVQEP encoded by the exons ATGTCTCACTCTCGCTCGCACTCCCACTCCCACTCCCACTTCCCGGACCACTCTGCCTCTGCACTTAACAGCCTGTACTGTGGGGAGGATGCCAGTGAGGTGGTCCAACAGGATGCCGACACGTGGATCTCTAGCCACCCTCAATTCCCACCACCATCACGATCCATCATCCTTTTTCCATCATCCGATGAGAATACCATCACCAAACTGATTGACTCTGAATCTCACTTTATGCCCTTGTCGGATTATCTCCATCGTTGCCGTCACCGCTCCATTGACATCACGGCTCGCCAAGATTCCATCAACTGGATCCTCAAG GTGTATGCACACTACGAGTTCAGGCCATTAACGGCGTTACTCTCCGTCAATTACTTCGACCGTTTTCTTTCCTCTTATTCTCTTCcg GAAAATGGGTGGCCGTTTCAGCTACTATCAGTGGCATGCTTGTCTTTAGCAGCGAAAATGGAAGAACCTGACGTGCCATTGTTATTAGACCTTCAAATACTTGAACCTGGATTCATATTTGAGcccaaaaacattcaaaaaatgGAGCTTCGGGTCATGGCCAATCTCAATTGGAGATTACGATCAATCACTCCATTCGATTATCTTGATTACTTCATTTCAAAGCTCCCTTCTTGTTCCTCTACAAAACCCGGGAATTTCAATCGGGTCTTGAAAAACTCATCGGATCTCATTCTCAACACCATCCGTG TGATTGATTTCTTGGGTTTTGCACCGTCGACGGTGGCAGCTGCTGCGGTGATATCCGCTGCGGGAAAGAATTTTGATACTATACCATTGAAGGCTGGTGTTGGGCAGTTCTTTCATGAGAGAGTAAACAGG GAAATGGTGAGAAGCTGTCACCAACTAATAGAGGAATACCTGATCGACACGTGTCCGACGGCTCGGCTTAAGGATTTATCGGATGATGCCCTAGTTGATCCGGCTAGCCCAGCTGGAGTGCTCGACGCAGCCACTGCTTGTGGGAGCTGTAGCACGCGTTCCGAGAATCCCATCTCGGCCAGCAGCCAAGCCCCTGAAACTGAACCGATTATTAAGAGGCTAAGATCTACTGCACCGGATGTACAGGAACCGTAG